Proteins encoded together in one Candidatus Eisenbacteria bacterium window:
- a CDS encoding Hsp20/alpha crystallin family protein: MRVLLPPNGITGLRREMDRLFDRIWEGGLPEVTTPLGEWTPALDLFEHEDNIVLKAEIPGIEPKDVQVTLNNQLLTISGEKKYEKELKDEKFYRMERASGSFARTVNLPTPVDGSKVTALFKNGILTVTLPKTAAAKGSMIPIRFE, translated from the coding sequence ATGAGAGTGTTGCTGCCACCGAACGGAATCACGGGTCTTCGCCGTGAGATGGATCGGTTGTTCGACCGGATCTGGGAGGGCGGTCTTCCCGAGGTGACCACGCCGCTCGGCGAATGGACTCCCGCCCTCGACCTGTTCGAGCACGAGGACAACATCGTCTTGAAGGCGGAGATCCCGGGAATCGAGCCGAAGGACGTGCAGGTGACCCTGAACAACCAGCTGCTCACGATCTCGGGCGAGAAGAAGTACGAGAAGGAGCTGAAGGACGAGAAGTTCTATCGCATGGAGCGCGCGAGCGGATCGTTTGCTCGGACGGTGAACCTCCCGACGCCGGTGGATGGGAGCAAGGTCACGGCCCTCTTCAAGAACGGGATCCTGACCGTCACCTTACCGAAGACCGCCGCGGCGAAGGGATCGATGATTCCGATCAGGTTCGAATAG